TTCGGTTCTTGGTTCTTTATGATACCAGAGCTATGAATCAAACACATTCTGATTATAACATATAGTACACTGTCGTAATGATGTCCATACACTTTCACAGGCTTTTATCGTTTTCCCCTTTCCCTCTCCCCTTGCGGGAGAGGGTGGCGACAGCGCCGGCCAGTTTGGTGCTCCTTTTGCCAAATAAAACAAATCGGGCGGTAACCGATGTCGACAGGTGAGGGGTTGAAGCGACGATGCTCAGGCAAATGATAAGAGCCTGGAGACCGACCTCTACCTCACCAGTCTGTCGCCAGAGCAGGCCAATGCCGCTACCCTGGCCCGCCTCAGCCGGGGCCACTGGGCCATCGAGAACCGGCTGCACCACAAGCGGGATGTGGCGCTTGGAGAGGATGCCTGTGGCTCTGGCTGCCCTGCGCAACCTGCTCCTGGGCTTCCTTCATCAAAAGGGCGCCCCTGTGTTGCGCAACCTCCGTCGCTTCGTCGTCAATCCTATGCCCCTGTATCGGTGGTTATCGGGGTAGGGATGTATATGATAAGAGCCTGGCTCAACGGCCGCTTGACTCTGGCAACAGCAGGTGCTACATTCAAGATAGGCCGCTGGAAGTAGCAGCTCGTTGCCTGGACTCCAGGTGACCTCCTATCCTGCATAACGCACCCTGTTCAGGGTGCGTTGGCGGTTCATTGAGACGCCAGCATCAACACGCTCCGATCAACTTGCGGTTTCTGCCTGCATTTTTCCGACTTGGGGATAGCAGGCCCGCAGCGCCTCCCAGGCCGCTACCGCCGCCTCGCGGTGCCGGGCCTCGGTGGGCGCGGTGGTGAAGCCCTGTCCCCACTCACCGACCCGCATCCACAGCCGGGCCCAGGCCCGACGATCCCCCTCCTTAGAGGCGATTGCCGCTCCGAACAGGGCCAGGAAAACCAGGGGCCAGGCCAGGAGATGCCCCCACCAGGGCAAAAACGGCCCCACGAATGCCAGGGGGAGCAGCGGCATCATCGCGGTGGTGCCGCAGAGGGGATGAAACACCGTCTGCCGCGCAAGGCTCTCCTGGGAAGGGGTTTCCCCCAGGCCCACCGCGTGGAGCAGCTGGTGCTCCGCCCCGTGGTACCGGCGCATCTCCTGGAGGTGGTAGCGCAGACCGGGGATGAGCAGAACGGCGAGGGCAGCCAGGGCCAGGAAGCTCAGGTAAAACAGCTTCCAGAAGTCCGGGTCGTTAAGGATGGCGATCATGCTCACCAAAGCGCCGGTTGCGAATCCAACCAGCATGATCTTTCGATCTTCCTTATTGGGTACTCCCACCAACCGGCTGAGCAGCATCATGCTCCACTCGACAAACATCCACAGCAAGCCCCCCACCACCCCAACCCGGCGCATCAGTGCTGGGTTGAGGGGACGGCTGATGCTATGAAGCTGTCCTTCCTTGTCATGATAGCCCACCCCCACCCCGTGGGTGCTCATGAACAGCATCCCGTTGGGGAGGGCCATCCCCCCTATCAAGCCTTCGGTCTGGCTGGTCAGATTGTTCATGTATTGGTCGTCCAAAGTCATAATCCCATGGTAGCGGACGCATACTCAGCAGCAGCGAAAATCTGCACAGCTTCGGCAGCGCAGGCGGGGAGTGGGAGCTTGCCCCGGGCCGCTACGGGGTGCAGCCCATCTCGTACACCCAGGACGATATCCGCTACGAGGCCAACCTGATCGGAGCCGATGTAAACCCCGGCCAGACCGTGACGGTGAGCCTCGAGTACATCCCCACCACCTCGGTGCTGAACTACGTTGTAAGCGGCCTGCCTGCCAGCACCCTGGCCGCTGCCACCCTGCGCGGGCCGGGCGGCTTCGAGCAGGGCCTGTCCAGCAGCCGCAAGCTGACCGGCCTGACCCCGGGGGCCTATACCTTCACCGCCGAGGAGGTGGAGGCCGGGGGCTATGTCTATGCCCCCACCCAGCCCAGCCGCAACCTCTCGCTCATCGCCGGACAGCAGCACAGCCTGGCCCTGGAGTACGTGCGCCAGCAGGGCCGGGTCAACCTCAACCTGAGCGGCCTGCCCTCCGGTGCCAGCGCCCCCAGCATCCGCCTGCGCCGGGGCGGTCTGAGCTACCCGCTCAACCCGGGGCTGAACAACGACCTCCCCACCGGCTCCTACAGCGTCGAGGCCCCCTCGGTCACGGTGGACGGCTTCACCTACCTGGCCGAGCTGAGCCCCGGCAGCTTCAGCCTGGCCCACAACCAGACCCAGAACCTATCCATCAACTACGTGCGCCAGTCCGGCACCCTCAACCTGACCCTGGTGGGCCTGCCGAGCGGTGCCATGCGGCTGGAAGGCCCCACCACGGGGAACCTCGAGGCCGGAGGCAGCTACGTCCTGTTGCCGGGGAGCTACACCCTGACCGCCTCCAACGTGGAGCGGGACGGCTTCCGTTTCGTGCCTACAGTGGAAAACGGGAGCTTCAGCCTGGGGGTGGGCGCTACCCACAACGCTACCGTGCGCTACCTGGCCGCCACCGCCCGCTTGCAGGTCAGCGTAACCGGAGTGAGCGGCACCACCCCCATCACGGTGAGCGGCCCCAGCAGCCGTACCCTGGAGGGAAGCGCCACCCTGGACTTCCTCGAGCCCGGCCTCTACACCATCACCCCCAGCCCGGTCACCCGCAACGAGAGCACCCCCTACGGCACCGGGCGCTACACCTACCGGGCCAGCGCCGCCAGCGCCAACCTGACCCCGGGCCAGACCGTCAGCACCACCCTGACCTACCAGCGCCAGCAGGGCAACCTGGTGGTTAACGTGAGCGGCCTGCCCTCCGGCTCGGCAGCCAGCCTGCGCCTGGAGGGCAACGGGATCGACCACACCTTTGCCGGGGGCAGCCTGACCGGCCTGCCTACCGGAAGCTACACCCTGACCCCCGCGCCGGTGCGGATAGGGGGCTTTACCTACCGGGCCACCGCCCAGGGGTTCACCCTGGCCCACAACGAGAACCAGGCCATCGAGGTGGCCTACGCCCCCGCCTCGGGCGCGGTGCGGATCGTCCTGAGCGGCCCCGGTGGGATGCCTGCCCCCAGCGCCCGGCTCTTCCAGGGCGGCACCCTGATCGGAACCTACCCCAGCGGCACCGTGGTGGAAGACCTGCTCCCGGGCCGCTACCGGGTGGAGCCGGTGACCCAGCGCGACGAGGCCGGGTTCGACTACACCGCCCCCGCCCAGGAGGTGGACGTGGCCGCCGGGCAGGTTGCCGAGGCGAGCGCCACCTACACCAAGCAGTCGGGCTTCATCCAGCTCAGCGTGAGCGGGGCCCCAACCGGCTACACCCTGAGCCTGACCGGCACCCGCAACTACAACCTGAGCAGCCCCGGCACCTATGAGGTGGTGAGCGGCAGCTACAACGCCAGCGCGGCCAACCTCAACCACGGCGGCTTTGTCTACCGGGCCACCGTAACCCCCGCCAGCCTCTCGGTAGGCCCCGGCCAGACCGTACCTATAAACCTGACCTACACCCAGGTCTCGGGCAGCTTCCGCTTCACCCTGAGCGGCCTGCCCACCGCCTCCACCCAGGCCCTGGTGAGCCTGCTCGGGCCCACCAACTACAGCGCCAACCTGCGCAACGGAGTGACCACCACCCCCGACCTGCTGCCCGGCAACTACACCCTGAACACCCCCGATGTGGCCGCCAACGGCTATACCTACCGGGCCAGCGGGAACGCGGGCAGCTACAACCTGACCGAGGGCAGCACCATCCCGGTCAGCCTGAGCTATGCCCCCATCACGGGCCGGGTGCAGGTTAACGTCTCGGGCCACCCCTCGGGCTCCAGCCCGGTGCTGCGGATCGTGCAGGGGGGTACCACCCGCCACACCTTCAACGGCACCGCCAGCTATGAGCTGCCTCCGGGCTCCTACACCCTGCAAGCCGACAACCTCTCCTTTGGCGGCTATACCTATGTGCCCAGCGGCCAGGGCAGCTTCACCGTGACCGCCGGGCAGACCGTCACCATGAACGTGACCTACAGCGCCACCACCGGACGCTTGCGGGTCATCACCAGCGGCCTGCCCTGGGCCCCCAACTACGGCGTGAGCGGGCCGCAGGGCCTGACCGTGAGCCAGGCCGACCAGACCTTCGACAACGTAGCCCCCGGCGTCTACAGCGCCAGCCCGCCCACCCAGGACTGGAATGTAGGCGGCGGGGTGTTCTACCGCTACATCAGCGGGCGCAACCTGGTGGGGGTGGGGGAGCTGTGGGGCGTGACCCAGACCGGCATCGACAGCTATATCCTGGGCCAGCGCGACGGCTATCCGGGCGGCTGGACCCCGGTACCGCCCAACCAGCTGATTGGGGTATACGCCTGCATCAACAACCAGTCCCAGTACCCGGCCCAGGTCGGCTTCCTGGAGGCCCAGTTCAGCGGCGAAACCCTTATCGAAGGAACCCGGAGCTGGCTGGCCTCGGGCTGGCAGCGCCAGCAGTGGATCATGCCGGGCCAGAACGGCTGCATCAACACCGTGCTGCGCACCAGCAACCGCAGCAGTCTCCGCATCCGGCCTTATATCCAGATTGACGACAGCCCCGCCTGGTCGGGGGTGGGTGGTACCGCCACCTTTACCCAGGTGCGGGTGGCCCCGGTGGGCATGGCCGGTCAGGCCACCGTGACCCCGGGCCAGACGGCGGTGCTCTACGTCCACTACGCAAGCACCGCCTCGCTGCGGCTCAACATCACCCGTACCTCCAACAACGCCCCCATCAGCGTCCGTTTCAACGGCGCGAGCTACACCGCACCGGGCACCTATATCATCAACTTCCTCTGGCCGGACTATCACGGCCTGGCCAAGGACACCACCTACAACTACGGGATCGCCTTCATCCCCAGCGGCCCCGACCCGGTGCTGCTGGGACGTAGCAGCGAACTCACAGATGCCACCGTGACCTACACGCCCGAGAACCGGGCCGCCCTCAACCTCCAGATCATCAAGGCCTACTCCGGCACCGACAGCCGCTTCATCAACAGCACCCCCAACCCCCTGACCCTCCTGCAAAACGGCGGGGGATACCAGACGGTGGGGGTGGGCAGCCACAGCATCATGCTCTGGCCCGCCAACACCTACAGCCTTAACCAGGGGGTGGGGTATGAGTACGAGTTTGCCAGTAGTTGTGGATGGTTCGGTTGCCATGAACGCCTCTACTGGCGGCTGGACAGTATTACCGGTCTACCGCTGGTGCCCTGGGCCGGGGAGGTCTACAACGCCCAGGCGGTCTGGCGTGGCAAGCGCTGCTACCAGAGTGGTCTGAGCTGGGTTTGCCAGGTCTTCTATTAACGACTAACGACACGGACACGGAGGAACCATGCGAGCGGAGAACCACAAAGAGCGGATGCTAGACGAGACCACCGGCCTCTCCTACGTGGAGGTAAACGGGGTGCCGGAGGTGGCCCTGGTGGACTACGAGCGCAAGCGGTTGTCGGGGCACATCACCGTCCTGGCCCAGGGGGAGGAGGCCCCCCGGCTCTACGAGACCCTGGGGTTGGAGGAGGCCCGTCGCCTGGCCGGGCAGATGCGGGGCGAGTTCGAGCAGACTGCCTACTTCAGCCCGGCGGAGATCGAGTCCCTCCGCACGGAGGTCAACGAAACCGCGAAAAGCCTGCTTAACGACGGCTGGAACGGCTACGGCTGGGAGACGCCCCGGCTGGACGCCTTCCTCAATCAGAAAGACGGAGCCTACCTGACCCCCCAGGAAGCCCGTGAGATTCTCAAGGAGCTGGGCGAGAACGACAACCGGTTACGCCTGGAAGGCTGGAATGGCTGGGGTGGCGAGATGCCCGGGCTGACCTCGGCGCTCCAGCGGGCCAGCAGAGAACGCGCTGCCGAACAGGATGTGGATTTCTGAGGTGGGACTATGAGCGAGCCCTTTGTACCCTACTACGCCGAAGCCCGGAAAGCCTATGATGCTCTATTTGACCACGTGTGGTCGCAGATCGAGCACCCCGAGCGCAAAGAAGCAGTGCAGGACTTTGCCCGGAGCCTGGACAACAGCGATGGTCAGATCTGGTTCAGCAACCGCCAGAATACCCTGGACTTCCTGAAGGAGCTGGAACAGCAGGCCGGGCAGCCGCTGCTCCTGCGGTATGCGGTGGAGGAATACACCTACAGCGATTACAGCCATCTGTTGCCCGAAACTACCCAGGCCGCCCTGCGGGATTTGCAGGAAAAGCTACCCGGGTATGACCCGATGAACCTCAAGGTGGTCTTCGATGAGGATGCCCTCAAGGATGCGCTGGTACACAAACCCAAAGCGGTGGATCCCGAGCTGGCCGAGCGTGCGGCCAGAGCCCTGGCCGAGGAAGGCGTAGACCTTAACGCGCACAACGCTTACGATCCTCGCTTTGGCGATCTGAGATACGTCAGGGCCACGCTGGAACAACGTCACGAACCCAGCCATGCGTGGGACGCATCGAGAGCTGAAAGCAGCCGCCAGGAGCGGGCCTTCCACGAACTGCCCGAGGTACGCAAGTACGCCGATATACAGGACATCGAGGCCCTGTACCGGATGGGGGTAGAGAAAGACCCTGGGGTACTGCTCTCCTGGGAAGTAAAAATGGCCCGTGACGGCGATAACTACGACCCCGCCAACCCCCCGCGCCTGGCCCACGACCTGCCCCTGCGCGAGGTCAGCGACAGGCTGATCAACGCGGCCCATGAGGTGGCCAGCCACTATCGCCACATGTGGAGCTGGGACGAGATGGTGGAGGGGCTGCGTGAGGCCAAGGCCAAGGACTGGGGCCTTACGCAGTATAAGCTATATGCGGTAGACCACCTCTACTACGGCAACCGTGACCGGAATCAGTACACCGGAGCCCTGGGTCCAGGGGAGCTGCCTCATTTTCGCAAGGAGGCTGACGGCTCCATCCACTACAGCCACATCACCGGTAGCGGACGGATGCACGTGGACATCGCTGACCGCGAGGGCGGGCTGGAGTACACCCTGGAGGTGCACTGGCCCAGAGAGGGGGCAGTCTTGCGACTGGAGCCGGTAGGGGAGGGCCATACCGTCCGCGTGCTGGTACCCGAGGCTGTCCACGAGCGCCACGTCAACGCAATGCGCGAGCTGGTGGAGGCCGCCCCCAGCCTGGAAGGCCGGGAACAGGTGCTGGAGCAGCTGGATCGGATCGCCCACCTGGGCCGGGTCAACGACTTCCTTAAGGATGAGCGAACCATTCCCGAGCTGGAAAACCTCCCGGTGGATCTGCGGGAGACCTACCGTAGCCTGTTGAAGCAGGAGGGGGGGCTGAGTGTAAGCCTGCAAGTGGGGGCAAATGAGGACTACGTAGTTATCGTCAGGAGTCAGTACCTGGGCAACGATCTCTACCCCGCCTTCCAGAACAGCATTGCCATCGGACGGGATCATGCTATCTTGGAAAGCTACTGGGGCAGTGATAGCTACTGGGATCGCTGGAACATCGAGGGCGATCGGATTATTTACACCGGTACGGCGCCCGATGGCGATAGCCGCATGATGCCCGGTTGGGCAATGGAGAGCGCCCCCGGTTCCGAGGCCCGTCTGGAGGCCCAGACCGACCGGCTGGTAGAACGGCTGGAGCCCTTCCTGGATGAGAAACTCAAGGATCAGTACGACCTCAAAGCCACCATCCGGGGGCTCCTTGAGGACTCCTCTGAGGTGCGGGTCTACGAGAAGCACAACGGGGTGGAGCTGACCTTTGTGGGGGAAGGGGAGGACAGGTGCGTGAGTGCCACAGCAGAGTGGGGCGGAAACTACCTCACCTTCGAGGAAGGCTACAAGTGGATCACCCCCGAACACGAGTCCTGGGTGAAGCCGGGCCCCGGCTGGCAGCGGGAGCGGGAGTCGGAGATCGAGGTATGAGATCGCACGGCATAACCCTGGTCGAACTCCTCCTGGCCGCAGCCCTGGCCGGGCTGCTGCTGGTGGGGGCGGTGCGCCTGGCGGTGGCCTCCTCCGATCAGCAGCAAGCGGTCTTGCAGGGCACCAACCTGCAAGCCGAGCTGCGCCGCGCCAGCGGGGTGGCCCAGCAGGTGGTGAGCGAGCGCCCCTTCCTGCTCCCTTTGCGGGGCAGCACAGCGGGCTTTGAGTTCCTGCAAGGCCTGCCCGAGAGCCGCTTCCGCGTTCTGGGGGTGAGCGCCTCGGGCCTCACGGTGCGCTTCGCCAACCAGGGTTATGACCCCCGCAACCTGCGCCGGGCCCTGGTGGTGGATGCGGGCGGCAACGGCTATGTTTACACCCTGACCCGCGTCAGCGTCCTGGATGCCGCCACCGGCACCTACGCCCTGGAAGGCACCGCCTGCACCGTCCCGAGCGGCCAGGGCCTGCGGGGGGTGGGGGCGGTGCTGAGCCGCATCGGGAGCGGGGCCGCCCTCAACACCTTCGCCGGGAGCGGCAGCCTGGAAGGCAACCGGCTTTTCTTCCAGGAGGAAAACCGCACCCCCGAGCTTTTGATGAGCATTGCCGCCCCCCAGATCCGCTACATCTACCGGGCGGCGAGCGGCCAGGTGCTTTACCAGGACACCCCGGCCCTGTTTCAGCAGACGGGGGGCCAGCGCTATGACCTGGCCGGGCTGGCCCTGGGCTTCGAGGGCCGGGACGGCCAGGGGGTCAAGGAGGCCCGCCGCACCCTGGACAGCGACCTCTTATTCCAGGCCGACAACGGGCTGGGCCTGCGCCGCCTGGATTGCAGCCCGGCCCCCGAGCCCCCGCCCATCGCGGCGGGCGACTGGCGGGTGGAGGTAGCGGGCCTCGACCCCGGGGTGAGCGCCCAGGTGCTCCTGAGCGGGCCGGGCGGCTACAGCCGCACCCTGACCGCCAGCACCACCCTCTCGGGCCTGCGCCAGGGCACCTACGCCGTGGCGGCCCAGAGCGTGGTCAACCCCGGCCTGCCCATCGTGCGCTACCGGCCCACCACCCCTCCCGAGGGCGGCAACCTGGCGGTGGAGGTGGGCGGGGCCACCCGACCGGTGACCCAGGTGAGCTATACCCGGATTCCGGGCCGGTTGCGGGTGCGGATCGAGGGAGTGCCTGCCGGGACGCAAGCGACGATGCAGGCCAGTGGTACCTACCAGACCACCGCCTTCTCGCTGGGCAACGGGGAGCATAGCCTAGAGGTGCAGCCCGGACAGTACACCATCACCTTTCCTTCCATCCCCGATGCCCGGGGGGAATGGGTGCCGGATCGCAGCGGTATTGCGGTGGGCGTGCCCAGCGAAGGGGAGGGGGATGTGGGAATAGTGCGTTACCGCTTGGAGGCTGCGGCATCCAGCTTGCTTTTAGAAATTACCTATAGCGGAGATACCAACGGCCTGACCCCGGAATCCAGGGTCTGCGTGCGCCGGGAAGGCGAACCTGAATGTTGGAGGTAAGTATGTGGCGAACTTTATTGCTTTTGCTGGTGCTACTGGGGAGCGCGCTCGCGGCTTCCGAAAAAAAGCTGTTGCAGGAAGCCTGTGAGCGCCAGGGCCTCAAGATGGGGCGGGAGGACTTTACCACCTTCGGAAAATTCAACCTGCAAAACCTCTGTCCAGATTCCTGGTTGGCCGAGGCAGAGGCCGTGCTGATCGTGCGCAACGGGCGGGGGACGGAGGGGATGATCCAGGGATCCGATGGCAGAACCTACCACCACGTGGTGAAGCCAGAGAACGACGATCTGGAAGTGCACTACCGTTTCACTCCCCTCACCTTCCCCCCCACCCCCGACGGGCCCGACCCGGTGGAGGGGGCCATCAACAGCCTGAACGGCTCGGTGGGTATGGCTGGGTGTGAGTACATGGCCTCGACCTGCCTGACGGTGGCGGGACTGGCGCTGGCTGGTGGAGCCGGTACTGTGGGTGTGGCTGCTACCCTTGCCGGGGCGGTGCTGGCCAGTCCTGTCGGGGTGATTATGGCCGTGGGCATCGTAATGGCAGCTGCGGGCCTGCTGCTGGCCGGACTGCTGGGGGCCCCGGCGATGAGCGAGCTGGCCAAGGTGCTGGGAACCCCGTTAACCATTGATAACCCGGATGGCAGCACGACCACCTACGAGCCGGACGGCGATAAGGTGACGGTCAGGCCGGATGGTAGCAGTACGCACGAGTTTGCCAATGGAAGCAAGCTCGATCAAACCAAGGAGGGAGGCTGGCAGTATACCTGGCCCGATGGAACCAAAGAAAAGAGGCTCACGGACGGTACGGTTATCCTTGAGTACCCGGACGGCACCGTCGATGTGATTCCCGGCTCGGGCAGCGGCTCCGGTGGCAGCGGTTCAGGCTCGGGTAGCGGCTCGGGCGACCCTGGCTCGGGCAGCGGCTCCGGTGGCAGCGGTTCAGGCTCGGGCAGCGGCTCCGGTGGCAGCGGTTCAGGCTCGGGCAGCGGCTCCGGTGGCAGCGGTTCAGGCTCGGGTAGCGGCTCGGGCGACCCTGGCTCGGGCAGCGGCTCCGGTGGCAGCGGTTCAGGCTCGGGTAGCGGCAGCGAACCTACCAATCCCGGGGAACCCGCACCCTCTCCCTGGGATCCCTAGCCTTCTCATAATCCCCGAAAGGGGACCAGAGGTTCGCTACAATGAGAACCATGACACGGTATCTCACACTGCTCTTTTTGCTTGCGCCTGCCCTGCTGGCCTGTGACCAGCTCAACCGCCAAAGCCCCCCGGTGGTGCCGCCCCCGGCGGTGGAACCCCCGCCCGCCGGGTTCGGGATGCTCTTCGGCAAGGAAAGCCCCCTCTACAACCCCAGGTATGACTGCCTTGAGGGGAATGGGGATAACATCCTGTTCCATCAAACCGGGGTGGAGCCGGGCTACTACGCCTACTCCATCGGGGAGATGGAGAATAGATCGAGCAACGTTCTTCTTATTAATTACGAGCATACTGGCGAGGGTTGGATCTCGATTGACTGCGCTAGCCTCAAGCCCAACACC
The DNA window shown above is from Meiothermus sp. CFH 77666 and carries:
- a CDS encoding DUF1385 domain-containing protein produces the protein MTLDDQYMNNLTSQTEGLIGGMALPNGMLFMSTHGVGVGYHDKEGQLHSISRPLNPALMRRVGVVGGLLWMFVEWSMMLLSRLVGVPNKEDRKIMLVGFATGALVSMIAILNDPDFWKLFYLSFLALAALAVLLIPGLRYHLQEMRRYHGAEHQLLHAVGLGETPSQESLARQTVFHPLCGTTAMMPLLPLAFVGPFLPWWGHLLAWPLVFLALFGAAIASKEGDRRAWARLWMRVGEWGQGFTTAPTEARHREAAVAAWEALRACYPQVGKMQAETAS
- a CDS encoding T-complex 10 C-terminal domain-containing protein, producing MWRTLLLLLVLLGSALAASEKKLLQEACERQGLKMGREDFTTFGKFNLQNLCPDSWLAEAEAVLIVRNGRGTEGMIQGSDGRTYHHVVKPENDDLEVHYRFTPLTFPPTPDGPDPVEGAINSLNGSVGMAGCEYMASTCLTVAGLALAGGAGTVGVAATLAGAVLASPVGVIMAVGIVMAAAGLLLAGLLGAPAMSELAKVLGTPLTIDNPDGSTTTYEPDGDKVTVRPDGSSTHEFANGSKLDQTKEGGWQYTWPDGTKEKRLTDGTVILEYPDGTVDVIPGSGSGSGGSGSGSGSGSGDPGSGSGSGGSGSGSGSGSGGSGSGSGSGSGGSGSGSGSGSGDPGSGSGSGGSGSGSGSGSEPTNPGEPAPSPWDP
- a CDS encoding carboxypeptidase-like regulatory domain-containing protein — its product is MQPISYTQDDIRYEANLIGADVNPGQTVTVSLEYIPTTSVLNYVVSGLPASTLAAATLRGPGGFEQGLSSSRKLTGLTPGAYTFTAEEVEAGGYVYAPTQPSRNLSLIAGQQHSLALEYVRQQGRVNLNLSGLPSGASAPSIRLRRGGLSYPLNPGLNNDLPTGSYSVEAPSVTVDGFTYLAELSPGSFSLAHNQTQNLSINYVRQSGTLNLTLVGLPSGAMRLEGPTTGNLEAGGSYVLLPGSYTLTASNVERDGFRFVPTVENGSFSLGVGATHNATVRYLAATARLQVSVTGVSGTTPITVSGPSSRTLEGSATLDFLEPGLYTITPSPVTRNESTPYGTGRYTYRASAASANLTPGQTVSTTLTYQRQQGNLVVNVSGLPSGSAASLRLEGNGIDHTFAGGSLTGLPTGSYTLTPAPVRIGGFTYRATAQGFTLAHNENQAIEVAYAPASGAVRIVLSGPGGMPAPSARLFQGGTLIGTYPSGTVVEDLLPGRYRVEPVTQRDEAGFDYTAPAQEVDVAAGQVAEASATYTKQSGFIQLSVSGAPTGYTLSLTGTRNYNLSSPGTYEVVSGSYNASAANLNHGGFVYRATVTPASLSVGPGQTVPINLTYTQVSGSFRFTLSGLPTASTQALVSLLGPTNYSANLRNGVTTTPDLLPGNYTLNTPDVAANGYTYRASGNAGSYNLTEGSTIPVSLSYAPITGRVQVNVSGHPSGSSPVLRIVQGGTTRHTFNGTASYELPPGSYTLQADNLSFGGYTYVPSGQGSFTVTAGQTVTMNVTYSATTGRLRVITSGLPWAPNYGVSGPQGLTVSQADQTFDNVAPGVYSASPPTQDWNVGGGVFYRYISGRNLVGVGELWGVTQTGIDSYILGQRDGYPGGWTPVPPNQLIGVYACINNQSQYPAQVGFLEAQFSGETLIEGTRSWLASGWQRQQWIMPGQNGCINTVLRTSNRSSLRIRPYIQIDDSPAWSGVGGTATFTQVRVAPVGMAGQATVTPGQTAVLYVHYASTASLRLNITRTSNNAPISVRFNGASYTAPGTYIINFLWPDYHGLAKDTTYNYGIAFIPSGPDPVLLGRSSELTDATVTYTPENRAALNLQIIKAYSGTDSRFINSTPNPLTLLQNGGGYQTVGVGSHSIMLWPANTYSLNQGVGYEYEFASSCGWFGCHERLYWRLDSITGLPLVPWAGEVYNAQAVWRGKRCYQSGLSWVCQVFY